A window from Theropithecus gelada isolate Dixy chromosome 1, Tgel_1.0, whole genome shotgun sequence encodes these proteins:
- the LOC112606359 gene encoding cilia- and flagella-associated protein 74-like, with protein sequence MDPGKTQDFTVTFSPDHESLYFSDRLQVVLFEKKISHQILLKGAAREHMMFVEGGDPLDVPVESLTVIPVFDPKHREASCRPGPPSPEAEELRPILVALDYIQFDTDTPAPPATRELQVGCIRTTQPSPKKTVEFSLDSVTSLQHKGFSIEPSRGSVERGQTKTISISWVPPADFDPDHPLMVSALLQLRGDVKETYKVIFVAQVVTGP encoded by the exons ATGGACCCCGGGAAGACGCAGGACTTCACTGTCACCTTCAGCCCCGACCACGAGAGCCTCTACTTCTCCGACCGGCTCCAGGTGGTGCTCTTTGAAAAG AAAATCTCCCACCAGATCCTGCTGAAAGGGGCCGCCCGTGAGCACATGATGTTCGTGGAGGGCGGGGACCCCCTGGACGTGCCCGTGGAGTCTCTGACGGTGATCCCCGTATTTGACCCCAAGCACAGAGAGG CCAGCTGCCGGCCAGGCCCTCCCTCTCCAGAGGCCGAGGAGCTGAGGCCCATCCTGGTGGCCCTGGACTACATCCAGTTCGACACAGACACGCCAGCCCCACCTGCCACCCGAGAGCTGCAGGTGGGCTGTATCCGGACCACCCAACCATCTCCAAAGAAG ACCGTTGAGTTCAGCCTGGACAGTGTCACATCCCTGCAGCACAAGGGTTTCTCCATTGAGCCCTCCCGGGGCTCCGTGGAGCGCGGCCAGACAAAGACCATCAGTATCTCCTGGGTGCCGCCTGCGGACTTTGAT CCAGACCACCCACTCATGGTGTCGGCCCTACTGCAGCTAAGGGGGGATGTGAAGGAGACCTACAAGGTCATCTTTGTAGCCCAGGTGGTGACCGGCCCCTAA